aactaaaacataggtgtgttatcagcattgttctaggactaaagccaaaccacagcactgcaccaggtactagggagaaaattaactgtatccCTGCCAAAGCCTGGACAATACTTCTGCACTTTTCAGGactgtaaataatttaaatatcaaAGAAATTTGGTTTATGTTTCCCTTACAAAGTTACAACACTGTATCATcaactaaaagaaaatattaaaaggttGCTTACATTTTATTCTTCTGCTCTTATGCTCAATGtaagttttttttaatcttctgcaGGAAAAGTCACCAGAACAGTTTAGTCGAATGGCACAAACTCTGCCCCCACTAGGAGAAAGCTTCTTAAAATCTTCACTACCTGTGGCTAGCAAGACTAGTCCATTCTGGTTTTCTGCAACAGATCTTCCTAAAGCTGAACCTAGGAAGCACAGACGCCATAAAAAAGGTGAAGTGTCCCCATATCTTGCATCTGTTTTCAGATAATTATGTGGTTTGCCTCTCATAGTTCATAAACAAATGCTCAGTTTGAACCTGAAAGAAGGTTTAAATTCAGTGTTGCCTCACTAGGGTCCAGCAGCATACAGACATGAAAGTTGAGGAATGCATGCAAGACATTGCCTCACACTGTTCATGTTTGGAAAATGTGCTCAAAGATTTAGAGGAAGGCTGAGtgaaagagaaacaacttttAGATTGTACCTGTGGTTTCTTCTGTAGAAATAGAACTTCACAAAACCACTGTGAGATTAGTAACCACTTTCTccatttttacaaaaaaaaaaaaaaaaaaaagaattacagaaaaaaattgattaGGAACAATCTTAAAAACCCAGAAGGGCCTACAAGAGACCTTGGGTAAGAAAAAGGTCTGTTAATTCTTATGGCATCTTTCTTCATCACTTGGAAGTGAAGAAGTGCAAAAGTGTTCTTCACTCTCTGTTATCTAAGATAATAATGATTTGCAATACCCTGGTTAATGCAAAAGTCTGCTTAACAATGGTACTGATACAGCACTGGACTTAACACACAGATTCTCTAGAGCAGTTCTGACTTTATCTGGATTCTTGGGCATGTGTGATTTCCCAGGAAGAGCAACGCTAGTGTGCAGAATACAGTGCTTCTGTGTAAAAGTTAGCTCAGACTTACTGGACAGTCAAATCCAATTTGAAAGTACTTAATTCAGTTAGAATTAAGattattatttataaagctTCAACCATGTCCATTAGTATTTCTGGTTCTAGGAAAGCAATGCAGTGAAATTTAAATTGCCCTTAGAGTCTCCTTAGGCCTATGTGCCGTATGAAATTGGTCATATACCTGATGAACTTGAGGTGAACCTGAAAATGATGTAGGTACATTTTTATGATGCAGCATTGGATTTAAATTCACTGTCTCTCCATCCATTACACAGATAATGTTTAATGTAGATAATATGACTGCAGCTAATTTAGTCTAGGTGGTACACTATTATTAAAGAGATTATCCAAAAGAAACTTTGTCCCATGTAATATTTATGCTTTGAAAGCCTGCAAAAATGGTCAGAGATCTACAGTGCACTGAAGCCACATTGCTGAGCTACCTTTGATGTTAATACTGATGAAAAGTGGAAGTGTTTCTGCTGTGTCTTAAGCTGGAGGAATCAGGAATCTCAGGACTTCAGTCCTGTGTCAGTAAAATAGAGATAATCTATTTTACTCCTAAACCAGGACAACAAGAATAGAGTGTTCTGCTGGTTACATATTGCTTGTTCCTATCGTATTTGTTTACTTCCCCCTATTTTACCttaaagtaaagaaaaagaatcatcaGAAGGATAAACCCGGTGAACGCTCTGCAGAAGAAGATTcagataatgaaaataatgacaGAAACCTCGGAGATACAACTGACATCCTAAATATGGTAATATATTCCACTAAAGAATTTGTGATTCAATCATTTTTATGCAGAGAAAGAATTAAACAGCTAAACTATGTTTCAAATTCTAGTTCAGAACTCATGGCTAGCCCAGAACATCATATGTGACACCAAGAAGTACTGACACTGTTAAATGAGCATGCTTTTCATACTGTCATTACTCAATGTTaaagtttgattttattttccaagtaAAGTTGTAATAAGGGATGTTGTAATAAATTGAAGCAGTCCCATGTAGTGCAGCCCCTCCCTCCTCTTTaccttggaaagaaaaggagaatgacACTGGATACCACATGGTGATCTCTATCTTTGACCTTCATTTTCTTGAGGATTTCCAAGACAGATTTGCAGGAAATTAAGCAGAAATCTGtcctttcctctttcaagaAGAGCTTATTTAGTACAGGTGGATCATATTAAAGGGAAGACCCAAATGCAGACATTTTGGTTATTTTGTGATTCCCAAGCATGTTCCtacatatttcttttatttaaaaaatatgttcatCTTATTAGTTGTGCACCTGTCCAACACATTTTGTTCTCTTGGCAGATAGGGCATGTCCTGGTCTTAATGCACTGCACTGAAAAGATGTTGcatttgttgtttgcttgtggtttgtgttggggtttttttaacttcaatGGCATGGAAACATAAGAGGAACCCACTGTGGTGCTGGCTCAGAGTATGTTGTCAGTTACGCTGAAAGGATTGCACATATTACAGGAATTGTTTGTACTTAACATAAGTACTTGTTTGTACTTAGTAATTTGACAATCAGTGCATACCATTTAAGTTCtaaaactttcttttaatttacaagaaaaaaattgggTTTAGATATAATGCACAATGTGGCCTTTATTAATTTGCCAAgacatttatttataatttattgcACACCTTATTTGCTAgactttctttctcctttttggtTGTAAATGCATTGTGAATcaattttaaagcattaattagaatgaaagaataaattttAAGTCAGGCAAACTTCTCAAAACACCAGATAAAAGAACTGCTCTTCTTAAATCTGAATGAAATAATCTGCTACAGTGtagtttcattttttctaaACTGTGGCAACATACATCTTATTGATGTGACGAGGAGGAAGAACCTTTAATAGCATATTGATGACACAAATTTTTGGGAGTCAAAACCCAAACTGTCTATCCTCACTGTGTTGAAAAAGAGTATTGTTATTAAACCATAATCAGttaacaaacagcagcagagaacatTTCTTTGTTGTTTGGAGTATATGGGAAGGGATGACCAAAATCTCGCTCTACTTGCCCACCTAGTAGTATTCTAcattgctttgccttttggttttttgccttttgtagAAGAGTGAGATTGGATTCCAATGAAAATTTATTCTCTGTAATGTTTCTTTAACAATGTTCTGTCAAGGCTGTGGTATCAAACTGGATGTTATGTTGCAGGCTGTGATGATGAGGGAGTAAGGCATTATATTTTTAGCTGCAATTAATGGTGAGTAGACAGTGCATCTAAAATGCGCTTGTGGGCTATAAGAGAGGTAGATTTTAGCCTCTAGAGACAGTTTAGATGTTGACATGTAAGTGAGGCAGTGAAGCTAGTTACGCGGTAAATGAGGGAGTGGAAGTGAAATAGTTAAGTTATGTGATTTTACAAATTTGTCTCAAGCTGTGTTTAGTAGAACCGGGTTTTGATGCTGCTTTCCCTATTAgtcatattaattttttttaatatagatcTTATTTTTTGCAGACACATGCAATGAAATTGAATCCCAGTGACCAGTCCTTGAAATTATCACCACTCCGAAAACAAAAGGTACTGTAACtaaccatatatatatatttgtatactTATACCGATGTATAAAATATCTGTAATTCTTGCATTATCCTTGTACtttattgttttgctttgagTTTTAAAAAAGCTGAGCAAATTTTGTAGGCCTCCTCTTGCTAATTTTCTGAATATCCACAAGGTAAAATTCTAAGAAGCTGACAGAAGTCAGAGAGAATTTGTGCAGGCACATGAAAGTATTCAGCATAGTCTAAGATGAGAGTATATAATACTTCATCAGTTAAGGAGCAAAAATCAATCATACATACTTCGTAATTTAAGCTGATTACATACATATCTCTGGTTTTGttgatattaaaatattttcattgactTCTGAGACACAATGTGAAGATTTTAGTTACAGATATTCACCATAGAATATATAGAAAGGAACAATAATACTGattttaattatgaaattaaatgcttttgtaTTACCTATTTCACTCCTAAAGTGATCACAGCATTTTGGCATTTTGTATATCAttgtaattttatattttaaaattagtttgcAGAATTTGTTAAACAAGTATAAAATTTAAAGTAGAAAGACAGCAGATTTTCTAATTTATTAGAGTATAAAAGTGAGCATATCAGAAGATTTCCCAAGGGGAAAGGTGGAGGAAGGTAAAAGGAAGCTgcagtttttccttttgttcacaCAATTTCATGCATTGCATGCGCTTTAGCTTATGGGACATGATATTGTCTGCACAGTTCTTACTACATTCACTTTGAGTACTTGGATAGTGAAAAAGGTGTAGCAGTACCTTTACCATCAAGAGAATGTTACGTTCTTCTAGTATGTGCAGTTGTAAATTCATTTCATGTGAAATACTGTACCTTCTATGCTATCCTTTAGTTTGCTCACgcaaattttcttctcttgttcaGATGTTTTTgtaacctttttcttttgctgtcatttgtccttaattctttccttctttctttttaattttctgcttctcatgtGGAAtagaagaacaataaaaatgtgaaactgAAAGGAGATGGTAAGGGTGggctgaaaaacaaagattCTGATTTAATGAAGGAGGGGTCAAAATTTGGCTCTTTACAAAAGCAGTCTTCACTTTCAGAGTTACCAGAACAAGACTTTGAAAAAAGTAGTGCCTTTGTGGGGAAGCCAGTGGCCAAAAAAAGTACAATGGAAGGTAAATCTGGGAATGCACAAACTGTTGGTACTTTGAAAAGTGGTGTTCAACAAATCAGTAGGGACAAACGCAGATtggtgaaaagggaaaaagcataTGCTGAAAATCCTGAATTTGTCAGAGAGGATCTTcccactgaaaagcaaattctGACTGAAAGAACAAATTCTTCCTATAACAAGCCAAAAGCTGTTAAATCTAAGCAGTTCCTAAAAATCAGTGTACTTCCTCCTGCATCCAGAGATCAGCCTCAGACTGATTCATTAGTTGCACAAAAATGCTGTTCTGTTAAAAAGCAAGGAAGTCAAGAAGCaatagaaactgaaaacaaaataaaggatGTTGAAAAATCTGATAAATGTGAAAGAGTATGCGTCGGAGAAGGAAACAGTGAACAGCAGAGAGGATTTAAAAAGAACGTTCATTTTTTGAAACAAATATCTGTGTCATCATCTTCAACTGAGGAAAATAGTAATGATCTTGCAAAATTTGTACttaaaaggagggaaaaagatGAGGAATACTATGAAGGCAGAAAGGTCCAGAAGGCcattaaaacagtaaaagacGTGAAAGATTTGGACTTAGAAGATAATGAGATTGAGGAGATGCAAGCTGCAAACAGTGAAAAAGAATATGTAGAAGAGACTGATATAAAAAGTTTGAATGAGGAAGAAACAAACTCTGAAGTTAAATCTGATGAAGGCAGACAGTTAGAAATTAAGAATGAGAAGGAATCTAGTCAAGAGCAGGAGAATGAGAATGAAGGCAGTGAAAAGGGTGGAAGTGAAAAACCAGATGAAACAAGTGAGAGTGAAGATGAAcgaggggaggaagaagaagagagtGAGGTTAAAAAAGATATAGATGAAGTTTCAGTAGAAGgagatgaagaggaaaaacataatgaggaagaaaatgaaagagagaaatcaCAGGCTGAAAAAGACAGTGAGAACGAGGGTGCAGAAGAGATGGAACAGATTAATCAGGAAGGTGGCAAAGAGCAAGGAGATGAGGAATGGAGGTTGGTAGAGGAAGAAATGCtgagagagggggaaaaggaggatATGGAAGAGAAGTGTACTAAAGTGGAAGaccctgaagaagaaaaggaagaacaggTTAAAAGTGAGGGAAGAGGTGAGAGTGAGGAAGGAGATGAAGACAGAgaggcaggggaagaaaaagaggtagaggcagaagaggaaggagaagatgaaaaggaaaatgaagatgaaaaagaaagtgagaatgaaaaagacaaagagGGTGAAAGGGAGGAATTAGAAGAATCAttggcagggagggaagaagaggtatctgaagaacaggaagagaaagatgCAAGCAAGAGGACTAAGGAGGTAGGGGAGGATGAAGTGGAAGACAAAACAGCAGataaggaagaggaaggagcagaggcagaaaCAGAAGGGGAGGATAGAGAAGATGAAAATGAGGAGtgggaaaatgaagaagaaaaaggggaagaagaagatgaggaagcggaaggggaggaagaagaagagggagaagggggagtTGAAGATGATGGAGAAGGAAGcatggaagaagaggaagaagggagggtggaaggagaagagggagaagagggggtggaaggagaggagggagaagagggggtggaagaagaagagggagaaggggggatggaagaagaagagggagaaggggggatggaagaagaagagggagaagagggaatgggagaagaagaagaagaggggggggaagaagaagaagagggaacggaagaagaaggagagggggtggaagaagaagagggagaagaggaagtagaagaagaagagggagaagaggtgatggaagaagagggagaagagggagtggaagaagaggaagaagaggaaaaagaggaagaggaaggaaaaggggaagaagaggaaaaagaggaagaagaaggggaagaagaggaaggagaaggggaagaagaggaaaaagaggaagaggaagaagaaggggaaggagaagaaaaaggggaagagggagaggaagaacaagaagaagaggaagggaatatgggagaggaggatgagggagaagaggaagaagaggaagaagaggaaaaagaggaagaggaagaaggggaaggagaagaaaaaggggaagagggagaggaagaacaagaagaggaagggaatgtgggagaggaggatgagggagaagaggaagaagaagaggaagaagaggatgagggagaagaggaagaaggagaggaagaggaaaaggcaaaaggtaaaagaataaattatagTAATAAGCTTCCGCAAacgaaaaacaaaaccaggaagccagagaagacagaaaatagtGCTTTACCAAACAGCTCTAAACAAAAAATGAAGTCCAAACAGCAAGTAGCAAATGGTTTACATAATTCAGAACAATTTTGGAACAATGTACTACCTCATTATTTAACACTAAAGTAGCATAAACTACTGGAGAAGCATTTTAAGCCTATTCAGAAAACTTTTGGAACTATGGCAGATTGATttttattacttaaaaaaaaaaataatgtagtcAAAATATATTGTTACATCTACTTTAAGTGCCAATTTATTGAAAAAAgactaaagaaaatgtttagatTTGGGAAGCTTTTGTGAGAGAAATCATAAATGGTTGATACAGTTACTTACACAATCTTTAACAcatatgatttaaaaaataattgctgaGGAGGCAAAATGTGTTTGCCTCTTAAATCATAATGTCATGCCGACAACATGAATTATACATTATAACAGTGACATTGGTACGTTCAATTGCCTTTGGATCAGATTTCTTAAGGTGATGTATCATTTTTAGTTGCAGAATAGTTTATGTGTTAATGTCTTTCATAAAAGGAGTGTCAGTAAAtttttaaagatgcatttttttaaattttgataTCACTTCATATTCATTCCCCctacttttcttctcttcagatAAATGGTAAAATGCTTGAGTACTTAGCATAAATTAAAGAAAGGATGAGTTGGCAAATTTACATGGGTCAAAAGAGAGGTAAATGGAAATGCAGGCCTGGGTAAATGATGCCCTGGGTTTTTTCAAAGGCCTTAAGGTTGACTTCTTATTTTGGTGTCAGCACACAATTATGTGCAAAAAGACAAAGCCGAGTCTCAGAATCTGGCCTAGATTACGTTAGAGTCACAATGCATCTGTTTAGGGATAATTTTTGACTATCACTTTTAGTGATTAGATATAATTAGGGATTTGAAAATGCACACCTGTAAACTGCTGTTTACTTGTTTACACTGTGCAATACACAAAAGAGTCTATATCTGCCTACAACAGACTACATTACATTAGTCATCTGACTCGTAAGTTTCTCAAGGATGGGACTATGTTTTGTGGCTGTGTGAAGTGTATATAAATGTTTTCAGGATCACAGCCTAAACTTCTCCTCATTGGagaatatttgggttttttccttcctaaagATCACATCTGTGATAACCAAAAAGAGGACAATGTAATAAACTGAGAAGCCAGATGGAACAGAAAAGTGGTGTGATAGTCACTATTctttctggaaaagagaaagtatGTTAATACTTCTGGAGTTTCCTTAAAATACACCAACAAatcttgaaaattatttttgtaaggtATTGCATTACTGTTTCGACTGTTAGTGGGTAAACTGGCAAAAGAAGGGATAGGGACTCATCATACACCATTATTACTTAAATACTATGGTAATGGGTGGTCTGAGACATTTTTATAAACAGATCTCAGTATTGACATTTTCTAGAAAAATAGTTATTCAAGTCCAATTTGAAAATGAGCACAGGAGAATAAAAGAATCAAAATGAGCAAATGTCAttcaataaaaatgttaatggaATCAGTACCTATGTTgggattatttttaatgttgttttgtaAGACACTGGCATTAAACTATCTTTGACACAATGTCTccagaatttattttctaaaaaggCTGTAGTAGATTAATAGTTCTCCAGTAGGTTCTAGTCCAGGTTGATCCTTCCTACCTCAGTCACCCCTTCCATAACACTGCATTTGAAGGTAAGATCACTTTCAGACACATGCTGTGCCTAACTAACAGGAAGTTAGTCCAGTGACTGTATCTTGTCCCTGTGGAATTTATTTCAAGCTTTGGGATTTTCTGGAATACATTATCTTGACATCAGCATATCTAAGTCTTTGGAAAAGGGTAAGTATCCTCATACTCTGATAGAATGGAATATTTTAACAGTTAAATGCAGTGCCCAAGAAAACAGTTCTCTCTAATGACAGAGTCCTCGGTTATTTTGCAGAAGTGCTGAGTTATCACTGAGCTGCTGtgaaaatacttgcttttcaAACTAAGTGGAGCTAAACTGtgttattttatctttcttgGGAAAGATTAAGATGTTACTGTGATAAAGCTTAGAGTAAtattgaaaagtatttttataggCCTTGGATATGTTTCTTGGATATGACATCTACTTATTTGTGTTTCTAAAATTCAGCTCTGGAAGAAAACTGTGCtgtgaaaaaaaccaccaaaactaACCTGTTAGTtcttgtgaaaaatattttctcggGGGTAGGGTGAAAAAGTGAGAGCACTTTGAAGCAAGTGATTTCCAAATCCACATAGAAATGGCTCTTCATTTACTGTTTGGCTGTAGCTTCTAATCTAAATCCTTAGGCAAATGGGGGCCATTTGTTGTTCTCTTGATATGCACTGATGGCATAAAGCCTCCAGAAGAGTAAAGGAAACCAAGTTACAGGCATCTTCTTTGTTTTGTCTGGATGAAAATTAATTGAGTTGAGAACTgattttatgttgttttgtgGATCATTCCTGTGGTAGGGGAAAAGCAGAGCATTACTCCAGCACTTCTGAGGGTTTTCCACAAAATTGTTACATAAATTGTACCCTGTGCCAATGTTTCTGGGCTTTGGGGGACTTTGGAACTCCATTAGTGTAACGGGTGGAATTTTATTTAGTTTGACTCATGCTGGTTTATAAAGCTTGGTACTTGTGGTTTTGTGGAAATTCAGTATGTCCTTGGTATTTATTACAAGATATAAAAAGATTTATGTGCAGTATTAAGCAACATGGCAAAAGTACTCCTGAACTAGTTTTCAGTAgagaaaaaatatcctttaataGAGAGACAACTGCTCAGACCAAAGATCTGCCTAGTGCAATGTCTTTTTTTCACAGTGACTACTGGTGAGtgcctggcaaaaaaaaaaagtgtgatcATTCAGTGTACCAAATATGTTCAGTATATTCAATAATTTGTATTTCAGCAGGTGTACCTATTGTATTTGATAcccatttttcttccataaattTAATTCAATCAATTTTTAACCTATTTAACATCCAGTACATGTTTTGGCAAACACTTCTTAGGTTGCTTTATGCATTGTTTGAAaaagtacctttttttttccttgaatctGTCTTTTTTGGTTACTTCGTTCAATGTCTATGTATTCTTGTACTAGAAAAAGCATATTTATTACTTCTTCATGATTTATTCGCTCATGATTGTCACATGGAAAAACTGTTCAGCTATGTTGTTTAAATCGAATTAAGTTCACAGTGTTTTTTCGCCTTTCTAGTAACAGTTAACCAGCAATCAACCAACTACATATTTAAGATCAAGAGTGGTGATACAGCGGGTAAGACACCCATACAATGTTAATGAGCACCTGCAAATTTCTAAGCACTCTTCCACAGTTAATCTCAGAAGTTTTAATCTGCCTGCACACACTTGCATACATGTTGACAGAATTACATACGCACATACTGTCTTTTGTAGCATGAATTACAAGAACAGATCCCAGTTTTGGTGAGCAGCGTGcaagttgtgatttttttatacattttttcatATGTTTTAATGGAGAGAAAAGAGATTAGCTTTTGCATGTTGGAAGGATTTTGAGGAGATAGTTTTGTCATCAGAAAATTGCACTGCTGAGATCTACAggggctttgttttcctcttgctgaagaaaaagcaagtacACTTAATCGCTGTCCTTTTAAATGATTTATGATACTATTGCTTCTTTGCTTGGCATCTTCATGCtataataatttaaacaaacaatAATACCGTTGTCTCAAAGCCCCACACTTacttatgaaaatatttattatcaaCAGTAATGACCAATCTAATATGAATTTGGGATTGTGAGCCACCCTGGTATAGGCTGGTTTTCTTACAGGAAGTTTAAAATTCTTTCATTCTACCCAGCATCTAGCCAAGGCACAAAATTCTTGTAGTTataaacacagcagcagaactgctgcaAAATTTAATCTCTTGGCATTTCATTGTCATTTCTGAGGAGAAGAACAATGAAGCAAACCTGAATGTGTCCTGTATCAAGTGTATAGAAAGAAGTTAAGCCTTGCTTTAAAGCCAGCCTTCTGATAGCTGGGATAGAACTTTCACAAGGGCCAGCATGACGTGGAGAGCAATTGCATGGGGAGGCTTATGGGACTTGTAGTCGGGTGTGCCATGAGAAATCTACCTGTACAAGATGAGAACAGGTTTAAAGAGCTTAAAGATTATTGATGGTTGTACAGAAATTGCCACTTGTACATCAGAGTATTTTGAAATGGGGGATCTCTCCCAAGAGACCCCATCTTGCAGGCTGTAGACATTTTAGCAGTGACTTGTGGGGCGTCCCTTTCAGGAATGTATGGAGAACAGAGAATCTGAACAGAGACTCATGAATAGGAAGAACCTTCCTGTGTGCTGTGGTGTTATTGCTGAAAATTTGCCTTTGCCTATATTTTTGTCTAAGCACTGAATAATAATCAGCATGGTTAAAGCAGGATTTCAGTGAAAAGCACAGAATTTTGGAGAGACATGCAGGTCTCTAAGCTACATAGCACAGTCAAAGCAGTGACTGTCCTCATACACTTGAAAATAAGTGAGAGCTGCAAGACAAACTACAGACACTAAAACTTTTTTCTATAAGAATTCGGAAAAAATGCACGAACTGCATCCAAGTGTGGGCTAACATTCCCCAGTTAGTTTCTCTTTGTGTCTGTTAGGATTAAGAATTCCTTTTATGAAGCATAATATCTTCCAGAGACACACTAAGGCTTTTAGATAACATCAACATATTCTGATTTGGAGTTCCTCATTATATTTCATCTCTTTTACTTAAGTACTCAGGAGTTATTTTGGCACACTACCTCCAAGTGACTGAATATTAAATAATACTCATGT
This Lathamus discolor isolate bLatDis1 chromosome 4, bLatDis1.hap1, whole genome shotgun sequence DNA region includes the following protein-coding sequences:
- the RPGR gene encoding X-linked retinitis pigmentosa GTPase regulator; protein product: MAVARGTASVYFRRPPCMRRPPPAAMAELVEEDELPVPESGAVFTFGKSKFAEDIPSKFWFKNDKPVLISCGDEHTAIVTGNGKLYMFGSNNWGQLGLGSKNTVSKPTCVKALKPEKTKLAVCGRNHTLVYTEKGNVYAAGGNSEGQLGLGDTEERTTFHLIRFFTNQHKIKQLAAGSYTSAAVTEDGQLFVWGDNSEGQIGLADEACVSIPCQVDVGKPVSSVSCGYYHSALITGDGELYTFGEPENGKLGLMPEQLKNNRVPQPVMGIVEKVNKVACGGEHTVVLTETNVYTFGLGQHGQLGHGTFIFETSVPKSVKHLRRYKICNITCGENHTAVIAENGLMFTFGDGRHGKLGLGEENFTNQFDPTLCYNFLRFTVLLVACGGCHMLVFAAPRPKGFEEVLLEDLHESYLTATISKISGDLLLTNTLQLTSARMRRREREKSPEQFSRMAQTLPPLGESFLKSSLPVASKTSPFWFSATDLPKAEPRKHRRHKKVKKKNHQKDKPGERSAEEDSDNENNDRNLGDTTDILNMTHAMKLNPSDQSLKLSPLRKQKKNNKNVKLKGDGKGGLKNKDSDLMKEGSKFGSLQKQSSLSELPEQDFEKSSAFVGKPVAKKSTMEGKSGNAQTVGTLKSGVQQISRDKRRLVKREKAYAENPEFVREDLPTEKQILTERTNSSYNKPKAVKSKQFLKISVLPPASRDQPQTDSLVAQKCCSVKKQGSQEAIETENKIKDVEKSDKCERVCVGEGNSEQQRGFKKNVHFLKQISVSSSSTEENSNDLAKFVLKRREKDEEYYEGRKVQKAIKTVKDVKDLDLEDNEIEEMQAANSEKEYVEETDIKSLNEEETNSEVKSDEGRQLEIKNEKESSQEQENENEGSEKGGSEKPDETSESEDERGEEEEESEVKKDIDEVSVEGDEEEKHNEEENEREKSQAEKDSENEGAEEMEQINQEGGKEQGDEEWRLVEEEMLREGEKEDMEEKCTKVEDPEEEKEEQVKSEGRGESEEGDEDREAGEEKEVEAEEEGEDEKENEDEKESENEKDKEGEREELEESLAGREEEVSEEQEEKDASKRTKEVGEDEVEDKTADKEEEGAEAETEGEDREDENEEWENEEEKGEEEDEEAEGEEEEEGEGGVEDDGEGSMEEEEEGRVEGEEGEEGVEGEEGEEGVEEEEGEGGMEEEEGEGGMEEEEGEEGMGEEEEEGGEEEEEGTEEEGEGVEEEEGEEEVEEEEGEEVMEEEGEEGVEEEEEEEKEEEEGKGEEEEKEEEEGEEEEGEGEEEEKEEEEEEGEGEEKGEEGEEEQEEEEGNMGEEDEGEEEEEEEEEKEEEEEGEGEEKGEEGEEEQEEEGNVGEEDEGEEEEEEEEEDEGEEEEGEEEEKAKGKRINYSNKLPQTKNKTRKPEKTENSALPNSSKQKMKSKQQVANGLHNSEQFWNNVLPHYLTLK